From a single Plasmodium yoelii strain 17X genome assembly, chromosome: 9 genomic region:
- a CDS encoding helicase → MKRKSPFVKKNLIKAQNTLDKFGIFKKAIGIKKEDEKEHDVNKNNMTNFTKKEDGNILKIKKEKYDGYEDNLNDIDDVDTHDGNRTDYNNTNEGKEFNKGTLKNFDDQSKNEKDRGKDLFKLKVKSKEASDLNNSNSNAINEKEQDENPNNTNPNSLPLHKLYQPIYKEDYINEIRSKRNPLLTKILDEDLNFNLILCGPPGSGKSSLINVIKNKTHNLFITLFHLNNFNTEIRRIYDQSIINYKLSKRRMILCIKDINRLNKPQQEHLLLVLKKGYFYLLATCLYNPMNILNASLSSRCLYLYLSPYDKIELALIIKRIINKLNIEIEDNALNVIISHSSGDARVAINIIDFAIQHMRLEEMKEKEKQEKEKQENKDGIEKKNDTMIKQVKVKRYNEYFSEGSNAEPNKKIIQINNIKNFLQNFPCNDNKLDHYNFISGLHKSIRAGNVKAAILYLTKSLKNGEDPLYICRRLIRIASEDIGIANHKVLSVCVNTHYACKAIGMPECQTALIYAVIVLCKSSKSNYIYVVEKNAKKICNEYSFDVPFHLRNTSNRYIYTNQPEILTFEEHIKKYKAVQKYLPDYIENVEVLPEI, encoded by the coding sequence atgAAGAGAAAATCGCcttttgtgaaaaaaaatctTATAAAGGCTCAAAACACTTTGGATAAATTTGGGATTTTTAAAAAGGCAAttggaataaaaaaagaagatgaaaaagaacatgatgtaaataaaaacaatatgactaattttacaaaaaaggaagatggaaatatattgaaaataaaaaaagaaaaatatgatgGATATGAAGACAACTTAAATGATATAGATGATGTAGATACCCACGATGGAAATAGAACAGactataataatacaaatgaaGGTAAAGAATTCAATAAAGGAACCCtaaaaaattttgatgatcaatcaaaaaatgaaaaggaTAGAGGAAAGGACTTGTTTAAATTAAAGGTGAAATCAAAAGAAGCGTcagatttaaataattcaaatagtAATGcaataaatgaaaaagagCAAGATGAAAATCCAAATAACACAAACCCCAATAGTTTGCCATTACATAAACTATATCAACCAATTTATAAAGaagattatataaatgagATAAGAAGTAAAAGAAATCcattattaacaaaaatattagatgaagatttaaattttaatttaattttatgtgGCCCACCAGGTTCTGGTAAATCATCTCTTATAAATGTAATAAAGAATAAAactcataatttatttataactttatttcatttaaataatttcaaTACTGAAATACGACGAATATATGATCAAtctataataaattataaattgtCTAAAAGACGAATGATCTTATGcataaaagatataaatagaTTAAATAAGCCACAACAAGAACATTTATTAttagttttaaaaaaaggctatttttatcttttagcTACTTGTTTGTATAACCctatgaatatattaaatgctTCATTAAGTTCTagatgtttatatttatatttgagtccatatgataaaattgaATTAGCTTTAATCATtaaaagaataataaataaattaaatatcgAAATTGAAGATAATGCATTAAATGTTATAATCAGCCATTCTTCTGGGGATGCAAGAGTGGCCATAAATATTATTGACTTTGCTATACAACATATGAGATTAGAAGAAATGaaagaaaaggaaaaacaagaaaaagaaaaacagGAAAATAAAGATGggatagaaaaaaaaaatgatacaatGATAAAACAAGTGAAAGTAAAAAGATATAATGAATATTTCAGTGAAGGATCTAATGCTGAAccgaacaaaaaaattatacaaataaataatattaaaaactttttacaaaattttccatgtaatgataataaattagatcattataattttatatcaGGTTTACATAAAAGTATAAGAGCAGGAAATGTAAAGGCAGCAATATTATATTTGACaaaatcattaaaaaatgGAGAGGAcccattatatatatgtagaaGATTAATAAGAATAGCATCTGAAGATATTGGAATTGCAAATCATAAAGTTTTATCAGTTTGTGTTAATACACATTATGCATGTAAAGCTATAGGAATGCCTGAATGTCAAACAGCTCTAATATATGCTGTTATTGTTTTATGTAAATCCTCAAAAAGtaactatatatatgttgttgaaaaaaatgcaaaaaaaatatgtaatgaaTATAGCTTTGATGTACCTTTCCATTTAAGGAATACTTcaaatagatatatatacacaaacCAACCAGAAATTCTTACATTTGAAGAgcatataaagaaatataaagCTGTTCAAAAATATCTACCTgattatatagaaaatgttGAAGTGCTCCCAGAAATATGA